The following are encoded in a window of Candidatus Fluviicola riflensis genomic DNA:
- a CDS encoding YqaE/Pmp3 family membrane protein has product MKYVIAFFLPWLSLMIQGKILSGMLCLLLQLTLIGWIPAFIWAITSLNRMYADRRTQEIIKAIKEEKSNYYKF; this is encoded by the coding sequence ATGAAATATGTAATTGCCTTTTTCCTTCCTTGGTTATCACTCATGATTCAGGGAAAAATTCTTTCAGGAATGCTTTGTTTGCTTCTTCAATTGACCTTGATTGGTTGGATTCCCGCATTTATTTGGGCGATTACCTCACTTAATCGAATGTATGCAGATAGAAGAACACAGGAGATTATTAAAGCTATCAAAGAGGAAAAAT